The Capsicum annuum cultivar UCD-10X-F1 chromosome 3, UCD10Xv1.1, whole genome shotgun sequence genomic sequence AGGAGGGGGACTACACTATGGCTGCTAAGCTTTTACATTCATTGACTGAAGAAAATCAAGATTTGCAAAAGCAAATTGGATGTATGACAGGGATCTTTCAATTATTTGATCGCCAAAGTATGCTTGCCAGTAGGCGCCTTATCGGCAACAGCCCCAAAAGGCTCACTTCAGGTAATATTTCATTGTGTCCAATTCCAAGATATCATAGGTTTATTGTAGAATGTGTTTACTTTTTAATACAGATAACATTTGAATGGTGTTTGCTTGTTTGTTGAAAATGTAAATCCTTTTACTTGTGTTATCCCTTGATGAAGGGAAGAGTTTTTCTCTGTTTGATCCATGTTCTCAAAATGTGACAATTTCCTACTAGTCAAAGGATTTCTAGGATTCTTCAAATGTTATTTAGATGATATGACAAGGGTACTTCATTTTTGTAGGATACTACAAATGATATTTAGATTGTACTTATGTTAAACAACTAGATGATATGACAAGGGTGCTTCAATATTCTAGGATTCTTCAATTGATTTTTTACAGAATCATTTTTGTAACATCATGTGAATCTGGCTTCTTACAGGCAGCTCTCACATTGGTAATGGCACTTCTGAAAAAGAATACACTAGCACATACCAAAGATCAGCAGCTATGGTAAGAGTTATTAGTGCTAACTTCTTGTCTCTCttccctctctttttcttttaactttGTAAAATATTTACATTTAAGACGGTTTGGATATTTATATGGTCATTAACTCAAACAGCTCATCTTGAATGTGATTGACAAAGACTCTGACACTGCCAAATTATATGTTTGCGTAGCAAAGACTTCTGACTGATGTCTGATAATgtggtttattttcttctttctgttATAAATTGtaattcagatagtttatctaaATGAAGTGTAAGATTTAGGTCCACTTATTCTTCCCATCTCGCCAAATCTGCTAGTGTTTAATGACTTTTGTATCTTTTCTCAGCTGAATTTCTTTAATATCATATCTTGAAAGCTTGATGGCACTGCTTTTCACTGCAGGAAAGCCACACAAACAAGACCGTACAAGATAAACAAAGATTGTCTACTGAATCGTCGAGACcatcattctcatcttcttcacGTTCGTCTTCCTTTTCTTCTCTTGATTGTAATAAAACAAGTCAACAAGAGCCCTTAgctttcgatcgactaagttttgcTGAAACTCCTTCAAGAGAAGCAGCTGCAGGCCAACCAAATGCATCACCACAATTTGGTAGGCAATCTCTTGATATTCGGGATGTGGTTAAGGACTCTATGAATAGAGAAGCTCAGAGGTTTTCAGCTGGACCTACAGTGAAAGAAGACGTGACAGAATCAATGTTGAAGCCTGGGGATTCCCCAAGGACAGTGCAGACTTTGAAAAACTTTGAAGGGGCTAGTGATTCGGGTCCAAATGGGAAACAGAATTTGCCTGTTGATCTTAAGGAATCTCTCAAGGTTCTTGCTAAACTTCGGGAATCACCTTGGTACTCAATTGAACATAGGGAACTTACGAGATCGTTATCATATCATTCAAAGGATACCTCTTCATTGTCAGCGTCAAAAGATGCTCCTCGGTTCTCGTATGATGGGAGGGAAACAAGTCCTATACCTTTTGAACAGCGAGACATTTCCAAATCCACTCTTAAGCTTAAAGAGCTACCAAGACTTTCCTTGGACAGTAGAGTTAGTCCAGTACGAAGCTTGAACTCAGAACCAAAAGCTAACTTCTCCTCAAAATCCATGCAGAAGGATAATGGTAATACCAATTCAAAGTCACCAACCCTGCTACAAACACATGGAACTCAGGCTCGTCCTCCTAGTGTTGTGGCAAAGCTAATGGGTCTTGAAGCACTACCTGGTGCTATGTCATCAACTGACAGCAAGACGGGGTTGAGCAAATCATCTCAAGTTGAAGAACCTGTTTCTTTTCCAAGGTCTTCAGAAGTATATGATCCGTGCAAACCTATCCGAACTTGTAATTCCTCTAAGAATCTGTGGAAAGAACCTACTTCTCCTCGGTGGAGAAACCCTGATATGGCTATGAAACCTATCTCCAGGTTTCCCATTGAACCAGCACCTTGGAAGCAACCTGATAGGACTCGAGTAATGCATGAGAAACCTATATCCAGGACAACAAAGGCTCCAGTAAAGCCTGCACACCCCTTTCCTTCTGTTTACAGCGAGATAGAAAAGAGATGGAAAGATCTAGAATTCACCCATTCAGGCAAGGATCTAAGAGCTCTTAAACAGATATTGGAAGCAATGCAGGCAAAGGGCTTCCTAGAGACAGAAAAAGAGGAGCAGGGTTCAAATTTTTCTGGTCAGAAAGAGCATCACCAGAAGTTTGCAAGTCCTGCACAGAGTGCAAAACTGGCAAACCAGAGAATGAGGCAGACTGATCAAGTGACTGCTCCAACAAAGAGGGGGCTAAATTCTTCGAAGAATTTTGAATCGCCAATAGTGATCATGAAGCCAGCAAAATTAGTGGAAAAATCTGATATTCCTTCTTCTTCGATGATTCCACTTGATGGCTTATCCACTTTCCCAAAACTTCATGGTGGTGACTCTGTCAGTAGAAAGGGTAATGCTACGTGCAGAACTGCTAAAGAACATCACTCTAGAACTAGTTATAGCAGCAGTCCAGTGAATCACAATGAAGCAAGAAGAACTTCGAAACCTCCACAAATTTCAACGAGGTCCCAACAGCTTCCTAAAGAGAGCACCCCAGGCTCAATAAAGAGCTCAGGTGCCATCAGCCCAAGATTGCAACAGAATAGACTGGAGCAAGAGAAAAGATCCCGGCCACCCACACCTCCATCTGATTCCAACAGATCAAGGAGACAGTCAAACAAGCAACATACAGAGGCTATTTCCCCAGGTGGAAGACGAAGGCCAAGAATTTCTAACATCCAGCAACATGATGACCATGTGATTCAGATCAGCAGTGACTCAAGGAACTTGAATTACCATGGTCAGACCAATGGGAATGTGATAGCAGCATCAAAAGTAGATTCTGAAGTCACTAGTTTCGAGCACTCTCTTGAGGTGACAAGCAGCCAGAGTTCATCGATTTATGCATCCAATTACCTGAGATGTGACTTGGTAGAGAAGGTAAGAAACTTCCATTTATTTGTGCCTTGCATACTACATAGAGTACTTGAAGCACACCATAACATGCTTGACGGTGTGACTTCCATTTCAGAAATCAATTCTGGtgctgtctgaggatgaaatgttagCTGAACCTGCTCCAGAGTATCCAAGTCCGGTCTCAGTTCTTGATGATGTTGTATATATGGATGAATCACCCTCTCCTATGAAGCATACTCCCAAAGTTATTAAAGGTGACTGCTTTCCCTTAGTATTtttgtgaagaaattaaaagcATGTCCACAGCAAATATGAGTGGAAATAACAAATGAAGCTAGCACCTTATGTGGATGGCATGTTGGGGATATATTTGTAGATTTAGTGAGCTGAAAATAAATGTTTGATTAGGAATATTCACTTCGTAGTGATCCATCCATCGCATACAAAGACACTTGAGTCATTTACATCTGTGGGTACATTTGTATGGTCTTTATGTGCACTAGATTTGTCGGTTTTGGCTTTTATGCTTTTGTGTTAGTACTTATGTCAGCTGGAACAACGGAAAGTGGTAGTAAAACCTTAAATAGTGCTTCTCCAGTTGCACATCACAATTTTGGCACTGAAAAATTGCTTGCTTGCTCCAGATCAGTCCATCCACATTGGACACAAATTTATTCACTGCACTTGGAACTCCTTTGTTTTTCAAAACTAACAGATTGGAGCTCTAATTCTTGTAAAAAAAATGATCAATAGCAGCAAATATTTTAACTCTTCTCAAATGAATATTATAGCCACCATTCAGCAAGAAATATCAGATACGAGTCTTATTATGTTGTCAGAGTCCCTTGCCCTTCTAGAGATTAAAACAGTACCAACTATTTAGGATATATACACTGCTTAAGAAG encodes the following:
- the LOC107862335 gene encoding protein LONGIFOLIA 2: MVTRRGFPDSCLLCLVVLLKKEGDYTMAAKLLHSLTEENQDLQKQIGCMTGIFQLFDRQSMLASRRLIGNSPKRLTSGSSHIGNGTSEKEYTSTYQRSAAMESHTNKTVQDKQRLSTESSRPSFSSSSRSSSFSSLDCNKTSQQEPLAFDRLSFAETPSREAAAGQPNASPQFGRQSLDIRDVVKDSMNREAQRFSAGPTVKEDVTESMLKPGDSPRTVQTLKNFEGASDSGPNGKQNLPVDLKESLKVLAKLRESPWYSIEHRELTRSLSYHSKDTSSLSASKDAPRFSYDGRETSPIPFEQRDISKSTLKLKELPRLSLDSRVSPVRSLNSEPKANFSSKSMQKDNGNTNSKSPTLLQTHGTQARPPSVVAKLMGLEALPGAMSSTDSKTGLSKSSQVEEPVSFPRSSEVYDPCKPIRTCNSSKNLWKEPTSPRWRNPDMAMKPISRFPIEPAPWKQPDRTRVMHEKPISRTTKAPVKPAHPFPSVYSEIEKRWKDLEFTHSGKDLRALKQILEAMQAKGFLETEKEEQGSNFSGQKEHHQKFASPAQSAKLANQRMRQTDQVTAPTKRGLNSSKNFESPIVIMKPAKLVEKSDIPSSSMIPLDGLSTFPKLHGGDSVSRKGNATCRTAKEHHSRTSYSSSPVNHNEARRTSKPPQISTRSQQLPKESTPGSIKSSGAISPRLQQNRLEQEKRSRPPTPPSDSNRSRRQSNKQHTEAISPGGRRRPRISNIQQHDDHVIQISSDSRNLNYHGQTNGNVIAASKVDSEVTSFEHSLEVTSSQSSSIYASNYLRCDLVEKKSILVLSEDEMLAEPAPEYPSPVSVLDDVVYMDESPSPMKHTPKVIKDESCNTADKFSSLPQCDQSNTLVIDATSSGLSSEINRKKLQNIENLVQKLRRLNSNHDEARTDYIASLCENTTPDHRYISEILLASGLLLRDLGSSLASFQFHPSGYPINPELFLVLEQTKASTLLKEEFCNDKMRQSNPKEKIRRKLIFDVVNESLAGKLMLVGPSYQPWLTSQKLAKSTLNAQRLLRDLCSEIEQLQAKPSKCNTEDEEDEWKNILLDDVMHRSVSWTVFTGEISSVVLDVERMIFKDLVDEIVRGDGTGLKVKPTRRRQLFAK